GGCGCTGCAGGCGCGTCTGGCGCCGCTGGCGACGGACATTGCCGGTGCGATGGGCCCGGCCGGTATCAAGGCGGCACTGGATCTGGTGGGACTGCATGGCGGACCGCCGCGCAGTCCGCTGCTGGCCGCGAACGCCGACGAAGTCGCCATCGTGCGGGCGCGTCTCGAAACAGCGGGGCTGCTGTCAGCGTAGGTCGGCTATGCTTTCGCTGATACTCCTTGGCGCGGCCCTCGCGGGTGGTGTGATCCTGATTCCGTTCGGATTGCCCGGCTTATGGGTGATGCTGGGCGCGGCACTCCTGCACTGGGTGCTGGTGCCGCTGGGCGGCATCGGCGTGTGGACGATGGCCGGTGCGGGTGCTCTGGTCGTGGCGGCGGAGGTGCTCGAGTTCACCATATCGGCCCGCTACACCCGGAAGTACGGCGGCTCGCGCCGGGCCTCGTGGGGAGCGGTCATCGGCGGCCTGGTGGGGGCCCTGGTGGGCATTCCGGTGCCCGTGGTGGGTTCGCTCATTGGCGCATTCGCCGGCGCCTTCCTGGGGGCACTGGTGGCCGAGCTCTCAGTGGCGCGCGCGGCGCGCGGCGCGCCGGTACGGGTGGCCACGGGGGCGTTGGTGGGTCGAGTGGTCGCTGCGGCCGCGAAAGTGGGAATCGGCGTCGTGGTTGCCGTCTGGGTCATGGCGGCAGCGGTGGTCGGAAACTAGATTCCCTCAACGCCTCGCGGGTTGTCCGCGGGGCGTTTTTTGTGCGCGGCCCCGAGCCGCCGGAGCCAGGGATTCGCATGTTCGATTCGACGACACGTACGGTGGTGGTAGTGGGTGCCCAGTGGGGCGACGAGGGGAAGGGCAAGCTGGTGGACGTCCTCGCCGAGAAGGCCGATTGGGTCGTGCGCTATCAGGGCGGTGCGAATGCCGGTCACACGGTGCATATCGGCGACAAGTCGTTCGTGTTGCACCAGATCCCGAGCGGCATTTTGCACCCGGGGGTGCGGTGTGCGATCGGCAATGGCGTCGTCATGGATCCGGAGACGCTGTTCACGGAAGTCGACGAGCTGATTGCCGACGGCGTGGACGTGGAGGGGCGGCTGTACGTCAGCGAGCGGGCCCATCTCGTGATGCCGTACCACAAGCTCGTGGACAAAGCGAGCGCGGCCAGCAAGGCGATCGGCACGACCGGTCGCGGCATCGGTCCTGCCTATGAAGACAAGGTGGCGCGCCGCGGTGTGCGCGTGCTCGACCTGCGGAATCCGGGCCGACTGCGCGAGCTGGTCACGGCGGGCGTGGAGCGGGCAAATGCGCAGCTCGAACGTTCGGGCTCCGAGTTGCGCGCGTCGGTCGATGAGACGATCGCCGCGCTCGATGCGCTGACGCCGCGCTTGCTCGGCCTGGCCGACGACGTGGGCCTGTGCGTGCACCGCGCAATCAAGAGCGGAGCGGCGGTTTTGCTGGAAGGCGCGCAGGGTTCGATGCTCGACATTGATCATGGCACGTATCCGTTCGTGACGTCGAGCAACACGACGG
The DNA window shown above is from Gemmatimonas sp. and carries:
- a CDS encoding adenylosuccinate synthase, encoding MFDSTTRTVVVVGAQWGDEGKGKLVDVLAEKADWVVRYQGGANAGHTVHIGDKSFVLHQIPSGILHPGVRCAIGNGVVMDPETLFTEVDELIADGVDVEGRLYVSERAHLVMPYHKLVDKASAASKAIGTTGRGIGPAYEDKVARRGVRVLDLRNPGRLRELVTAGVERANAQLERSGSELRASVDETIAALDALTPRLLGLADDVGLCVHRAIKSGAAVLLEGAQGSMLDIDHGTYPFVTSSNTTVGGAATGVGISPMSLQCALGVVKAYTTRVGHGPLPTEFAEPLQTQVRTLGHEFGATTGRARRCGWFDGVVVRYAARVNGLTALAITKLDVLDTLDELLVCTGYRINGEVHTEFPADLQLLEHAEPVYETMPGWHQSTQDARKLEDLPAAARAYLDRLEQLCETPIAYVSVGTRRDQIIGVHAVVA
- a CDS encoding DUF456 domain-containing protein; protein product: MLSLILLGAALAGGVILIPFGLPGLWVMLGAALLHWVLVPLGGIGVWTMAGAGALVVAAEVLEFTISARYTRKYGGSRRASWGAVIGGLVGALVGIPVPVVGSLIGAFAGAFLGALVAELSVARAARGAPVRVATGALVGRVVAAAAKVGIGVVVAVWVMAAAVVGN